Below is a genomic region from Alosa alosa isolate M-15738 ecotype Scorff River chromosome 24, AALO_Geno_1.1, whole genome shotgun sequence.
AGATACGATCCGACAAAGGACAGAGGAACAGGGGGGCAGAAATACACATactaattaacagaaagacagaggactggacgagacCAACAAGACAATAACGGGGAACAGGTGTGAACAGAAAAGGAGGGAAACTGACAAGACAGGAAGTGCAGACCATATAAGGGAATGGGTAGAGACAAAGACACATGACAGCAGACAGGTAAACACATGGCACATGACAGAAAATACACagaatggccaccagggtggcacaaagtcAACAGtcctggggcctattgcacaaaactaggataagggattaagccgggatatcttggttatcctggctcaatttatccatgatccagttgcacaaaagcgggatagggggcagcaggatatgttatagtataaatcaccatggcgatttattctgtggagcttccaggatctatttaatctcatcccttatctcagtcagcagtcaccacaaacggacaccaatagttattccactgcccactacacattgttatcacatataactagacccactgtcattatttaaacgtttgtgatcattaattaacttttacatatcGCCATTcctgacctgtcatgcgacaatgtgacgtcacgggagtgcctaaccattttgcgcgtggtggtcgcggcactagttgcaatattctcctaaacagaggtgttgctgtttgttgctgttgtgaaaaggctatcgctacctacttcacaccgtagaagaagcaatgaagccactctagttgccatggtgaatctgtgatcggtggcggggtctatttgagggagccgtgagcgcacacttatccaggataggtttcacctggcttgatgaatccgtgtctgctcatcctggcttgctcgttgtgcaaccaattaagcctgtgcgctcttgttttggattcattgagcgcagctcagtaacttatcccggatgtcttaattctgcttttgtgcaagaGGCCCCAGGACAGATCCTgacaaaaacaacatttatttGGTCAGATGACTGCACATtctcaaaatacaaaaaaaaatcttgcaatgacccctcCAGGGCTCCGTATTGaattaatgtaggctactagcctactcatttcaaagtcaaagtcaaagtcagctttattgtcaatttcttcacatgttccagacatacaaagagatcgaaattacgtttctcactatcccacggtgaagacaagacatattttaccaattttaagtccacagacaaacataacattcaagtaaacaaaaaaagtaagtaaataagtaaataagagggcacatataataatgaaaaaataagagcagcaaaattttgttgaaattgtgcatagacagtcaataaaaaactagtgcaaagtcaggccaataagaggcttgggtagttctgtttgacctgagtaatgaagaaagtggcatagtggtgcaattTTCTATCCAGGGCAAAAAAAATCAAGAATCGTTTTGATGCAAAAAACGTTGTACCCTATATTCTAGGCCTCCTTACCACataactttcagtgtcccgccCATGGACGgttaccccctccccccccccaacattctaaatcaattgtatgcaccatattgctatgtagcatagtaatgttatacaccatttcaaagctttgggaatccaaaaatgacaacttttttcatgtacaatctgtatagtgctttacattctcagatgaatcttattatgtctcaattaaatttgatccaaaatgcccccctcccgtttttggtgctaccctgacttctggtTGCAGTGTagctaagtataagtatatatacttttttgatcccatgagggaaatttggtctctgcatttaacccaatcggtgaattagtgaaacacaaacagcacacagtgaacagaagcacacactaatccccgcACAGTGAGCTGCTTGTTTCAACGGGCggcttcggggagcagtgaggggttaggtgccttgctcaagggcacttcagccgcggcccactggtcggggctcgaaccggcaaccctccagttacaagtccagagtgataaccagtgggccacggctgccccctgcagcacaacatattgggtactgaaatattcactgaaatattcacaagaatccatagaaattgaatcttcatgttgtgttatccaatattagttgtacagatgtatagtctatcttatacacactcattgaaccaacaaagtaaatgcaaaaatagagacatttttgtaatcattccatatttagtgtagtcattccatatcagaacccctgaagtataatccaaatacaagcataaaacctcaaagtgttacctttcatttgagaccaggattatgcttctacacaaaggggttcatgtgcagtaagcatttgattgtcagtatgcattttggattacaaaaagtcctatggggagtatccataggcattttacaaaacgcatgggcataccttggcaaataatagtctaaagcactcatattttttttttatgtatattgatctacttttgcacacaacttcacaagacctggtgctagggctcagttgtgtttctaagggatatcaagagacctagagggctgaaatgtggtcagttcagagatgcttgtaatccggcagaaagaaaaaactatattctagcctctgtaactctttgtgtgtacatcacacatttattgtgactgtttcctacgaaaactagagattctcagctttctatagaggtccaacatttgatggtaggccccagaagaggtgggaacaattcccttgtaaataggcacagtgcaatttcaggcaaaaactttcTTTTTGAGAATTTTTGAGAAATTCTTTTTGAGAATTAAGCTGTTCAAACATATGACTTACCAGGGCCTGCTGTCACAAGGGGGCTTCACCCCCTTAAAAAACAACCCCGCCCCCCTAGTTATTTtatgtacaaaataataattaaactTATTTCAAAACATTTATGGCCCTATTCAATTTAAAACAACTCTTAGATCCAATGTGACAGTCTCAAATCCATTTGATTTGATGTGTAGGGGAGTTCCAAAATGTGTGGATTCCAGTAAACGTTCGCAGTTACTCACTATaaacagagaatgtctaataatggGCTCTAGTATAATATTAATGTTGGCCCATGTTGTCGCATGTTGTAGAAAAACTTGCGAACTAACttaatggcaagttgcattgcaagttagctctggggtagcaaaaatcaaagtgtgccACCTTCATGTACCGGAGATCACagatccactcgaaggcagagggcAAAAGTGTGTAGAGCAGGGGCGATTCTGGGATCAGATCTTTGATTTTACTAAAATCAGGTTTGCAAAAGTAATAAGGTTTGAGCACTAAACGATTTCACAAAATCACAATGATAACAACTTTATTTCAGTTTTCGTAACAGCCAAAATGAACATGGGTGTGGTTCAGTCTGATTCTATTTCAAATAAATCACACACCTTTCATAAGCCTTGATTCTGAACCTATGCCCTGTGGGTGTGACAAAAGTGCAGCTGGGAGAATATTCGAAATGCATAACTGGAAGCATGTGACATTAACTGATTGGCCCACAGGTTTCATCACTTGTGTTTTCATACTTTATTAGCCTGAGGGGGGAGACAGGGTCCCTAAAACCTTTATAGACTGTAGAAAAGTTAATCAGACAAAGCAAAGTCCCACTGTATGACTTGATACTGTACTATACTGTTCATTTTACATAATTATTCAGATCAACAAATCAAGTCACCTGGATAAACATGATGGCTGAGATTTCCATTAGGAATAGTTTAATCGGAATGACAAAAACTATTGTTAATCAGCAGGGAAAAAAGTCAAGTACATCTATAGAGCAAAGCAAATCTATGGGCAGGTATCACCATGGCAACATCAGTATGACAATGTCTACCAACACTGTTTTTAACATTGTGTCCTCACTGTTTTGTAAACCAGGATGATTGCAATCACCATGTGCAAGTTGTGCTTATCTTTAGGGAAGTTTTTTTGTTCCGTTCCAATGAAGAGGAAGTTGGTGTGTGTCCGATAGATAAAATCCATGGGAACTTTAGAGTTAGGAGACAGTGACGGAGTGGAGGAGCACCGACAGGGATTGGAGTTGGGTTGTGGAAAGCAGGGGGCATAACCACACTATTTTTTTGTGAAATGGAATACAAAGCTGGTGGTTCACAGTAGTTAGCAACCCTGTACTTCAAAGAGCACTAACAGCAATAAGACCTGTAACCTActgcattttaaaaaaaatattctgcgtcatatcatCCTATATTTACCAAACATGTCATACAGcgggggaaataagtattggATGCATCAACAAtcttttcagtaagtatacttccagtgaggctatttgaatgtgaataaaaatgctccttgttggtgccccccacccaatcccaatcctcccccacctttttttatgcagcccttgccacttaatctactaaacccatcttctactgcactttttacccccattaatgcacaaataggctgacaccagacataatttcactgcatttcttacttccagtaactatatgcatgtgacaataaacttccttgtatccttgtatccttggaAGGATActtactgaaagaaaaaaatcataCTTATTTCCCCCGCCTTAAACATTTGCATGCTTGATTGGTGTGTGAACGATTGCATCGTCAGATGATGATTTTGTTTGATTCACTAATACACTGGTAGCACAGCTGTCACATGTGCACAGCTTTACCATCGCTGAGAGGTAGAATAGGAAAAATTAGATTTGTGTCTTCAGACTCTTTAGATTGTCACCACTGGTCACAGCTTGTGTAAGACTAAATGTGACATTGACAGCGTCTTGGGAGTCAAACTACAGGCCTAAAACACaagtcacatgcacacaatacacaaatgTATTTCAAAGTTCATAAGTAGCTGTCATGTCATTTCTACATTTTCTGTTCATTATGTTTCTTCCTACTGTATCTCAATTACTCATGCTCTGTTTTTGAAGCCAATAACCACTCAAAAGCAACAGGTGGAAAAGCTAGATAAGGGTTGTCACAGGACACATTGCATGGTAATTGTGACTCACTAGAGAACTGAGGGTCACTGAGAAAAGAAactgaattaataaataaattgtaattaatacaacaatatatatattctctTTTCAATATGTTGTTGTTAACAATAGCTGAGAAGCTACAGTGTTACTTTTAGAAATGTGTTTCAAGACCTGCTTGAAaaattgtttaaaaaacaaatttACATCTGCCCTACTTCAAAATAAAATAGTCCTAGAGTCACAAGCTTGGCAAGGGAAGCCCTCTGCATATCAAATCTCAAGCCTTGACCCAGAGGCTATAAATAGTCTGTTTATACCATGAGTTTCTGGGTCTGACAtatgagtttgtttgtgtgtgtcttgaggagtgtgtgtgtgtgtgtgtgtgtgtggcagagatcTGCGGCAGGCAGAGATCAGTTTGACCggcagaaacaaaaaaaaaggtaaaagcATCTGATCTATAGAGGAACAATGGAGTTCACTAGACGATACCTTCCCATGGAATGGGAGGAACGCTggaggagagacaaagagaagaggaagagggtgattgaggagggaggggagaagatAGAAGAGGAGAACAGAAGGCTCCAGTGGATCAAGGCCTACAATGACAACAGAATGGGTGTGAAACACAGTGTGTGGCAAGAATGCACAGGCAAATACCGCATCCCAGAGGACAAAGCTGCAGGGATCAAGGATAGGACAGGCTGTGGAGGAATTAAACAGATataccacagtgccacctacaCAAAGCAAGTGTTTCAGACTCTGGAGAACTTCAGGCACTGCTCGCTGCTTACTGACCTGACTCTAAGCACACAGGATGGGCAGAGTCTCCGTGTCCACTCCCCTGTCGTAGCTGCGGTGAGCTTCCTGGTCCAGCAGAAACTGAAGGAGCAAGTTGGAGACTCTAGCAGGGAGATCCAGGTCCACTTAGGCCCTGAGGTGACCCGTCTGGGCCTTGATGCAGTGTTGGAATTCGCCTACACAGGAGCCTTAACGTCTCTTAGCAGAGACATGGCTACTCGGGTCCAGATTGCGTCTCATGCACTGGGGGTGCCGAGAGTTCTGGACCTTATtgaagaggaagaaagggaagaACAAAAGGACCATGGAGataaggaaggagaggagaagaagaagagaatgtCTGCTTCAGAACAGCTGGACATTAGTCTACAGGCCATCAAACAGCTGTGGACTGAGAATGTGGGCTGTGATATTGTGCTGCAGGCTGAGGAGAAAGAATTCACGGGTATGGCGACTCAAATGCTCACctaaaaatgtttctttataattacagaaaaaaagaaatggacatGATGTAAACAAAACCATAGCAACACGTTTATATTATAAAATGGTGTTTATCATCAAAATCATTGACCTTTGGTGATTTAACGAAGTGATGATAATTATGATTTCTTAAATGgcatttaaattatattaatttcttaaatgacacacaaatcaacaggaaaaaatcagacaaaagtcTCATGAAGGTTGAGGGATGATATATATGTGCCTATTATAGCTTTAGCCAGCCTTTTTCTGATATTCCATCCTCTTAACtatcctctctccactccctaTAGCCCATCGTGTGATTCTGGCGGCCAGCAGTGACTACTTCCGGGGCATGTTTGCAAGTGGCATGCGGGAGTCTCAGGAGCGCTCTGTCTCTTTGCTGTGCCTTGGTGATGAGGAGCTGGAGGCCTTCCTGCACTGCTCCTACAGTGGGACTTTGGAGCTCACCTGGGACTGCATTTTTGATCTGGTCTGCTCGGCCCTCCAGTTCCAGATCCAGCCCGCCCTCACTCTGTGTCTTGACTTCCTCGAGCGGGAAATCAATGCTGATTCGTGTCTTGACGTGGCGTCGTTTGCTGAAGCCTACGGCATGGGAGACTTACTTGAACTAGCCGACGACTATATTCTTAGACACTTTCTGGAGGTGTCGACCGTGCCCAAGTTCCAAGACCTTTCCGCAGAGAAGCTTCTGGAATACCTGCGCTGTGATGGCCTGTGCGCTCCCTCTGAGTTGACGGTGTTCCGGGCGGTTGTGTCCTGGCTGGAGGCCGACCTCGCCGAGAGGCTTCCTCAGGCCCCGAAGCTGATGACGGGCGTGCGCTTCCCTCTCATGACCTTCAGGGAGTTCCGAGAGGTGCGGGACATCAACCTGAGCATGGAGTGCAGCACGGAGGGCGAGGTCGAGCTCTACAGGACGGCGTTTAAGGACTTTGGCTTCGGGATCTCCACCTTGGACGATTGCTTCCGGGTGCGCCGTCCCAAGGACACGCTGGTGCTGATTGGTGGGGACCAGCTCGATCAGGACATGGGCATGCGGATTCCCAGCAGGCAGCTGTGGTTCGCCAACGCCTTGCGGAACAGAATTGGCCTCGTAAAGGACATCGAGTGGAGGATGCTAGGGGAGATTCCTGAGCAGCCCCACTTTCGACACGGAGCAGCTGTACTCGCGGGAAAGCTCTACGTCATTGGTGGGTGTCATTTTTATGCAAAGAATGACACCATGAAATCAGGATTCTGGTGAGAGCCAAATCTTCTTCCAGATCCTGTCTTTATGATATCttgtatgtaatgtaatgtaatgtaatgtaatgtaataatctTTGTGTTTTCTAGATTTCAGTAGTTTATCTGTCCTCCTAGACATATTCTAtagtattttaaaatatataagtTGCTGATCAATAATGTGAAATACATGTGCGTAAGCATTTcctcaaattaaaaaaaaaaactctgttgACCCCCATTTTCTTCCCTTGCAGCTATGACCCACTGCAGAACACATGGCAAAAGATAGCAGATATGCATGAGCCGAGGAGCAATTTCACAGCAGTGGTCAGAGAGAACCGCCTCTACGCTATTGGAGGAGACAAAGACATCAACACAAACCTGGACAGTGTGGAGGTCTACTGTCCAGACAGTAATTCCTGGAGGTAAAGTCATCAGGTTTAACTCAGGCAGATAAAGAGCTGTACTGTGCATACACCACTGCCTCAACAGATGTGCTTGCGCCGTCAATGCATACTACTGGAGCAATAGACACTGGAATCACCCAGTTAGCCAGCAAGCTAAGAGTCACTTAACTGCATAAATGTATGCATGTACGTTATATGGATATATTTAATATgcatatatgtacagtacatatatgaatatatgttgcTCTGTTTGTGCATTCATCTGGACATGTGATTCTGTCCATCTGTCATAGCCAAAGTTGGAGGTTTGGTTCTAGTGTTAAACTGTATTCTTATATAACAGATTTCTCTATGAAAACAAAGATCAGTTTCAGGCAGGTtaattgacaaaaaaaaggcaAATTTCCCTACATTCCCAGTAGAACGCCATGATACAAACCTGCAGTGATTGCATTACGTTTGTAATGAAATGCACACATGAAAATGTTAAAGCATTTTatcaggtcacacaagcacagcacAACGTAACACGCCCAACACCCCACAGTCTGGACAAGCAAACTGAATGCATTTCTCTGATGCGTTTTCTGTAGTTTTGCCCGACCTCTTGACCAGGCTCTCAGTGGCCATGCAGCTGTCGTGTGGGAGGGCGAGATCTTCATCTCAGGAGGCCTGAACTGCGACTACAAGTGCTTGGTGTCCATGTGCCTTTACCACCCAGAGAAGGGCACACTCTACCTGTCCGACATGGCCCACGACCGTGCCCTGCACTGCATGGAGTGCCTGGGTGGCCGTTTCTACATAGCCGGGGAGTGTGCAACTTCCGGAAGTTCTACGCCAACCACCTGTCGTGCGAGGTGTACGACCCCTCCGCAGACTCCTGGTGCACCATTGCGCCCCTGCCCATCCCCCACGTTGGTGCAGCGTCGGCCATTTTGGAGGAAAGGCTCTACATCCTGGGCGGGTACTGCCAGGAGGACTACAGTGATTCCAGATTGGTGCACCGGTACGACCTGACCACCGCACGCTGGCTGAACGTGGGCATAATGCCTGGCCCCAACACAGACATACGAGCCTGCGTGTTCCGCTTACCCACCGAACTGCGAAAATGAGAAGGTCAGGCCATGAGAAGATTTTGTTTAGCCTACTTTATGGCATATCGTCACTTAAAAGAAACACAATGTAGAAATTCCCTGTTTTATCAATTTTCAGGTACCCATTTAGCACTGAGGGGATacccaaattgtgtaaaatgGACTAAAAGGATCACGCTCCTACTGCAACATTACATGTGCAATACCAGCCAAGTCAGTGTAGCATCAAAATGAGCCGTTATTTGAAAGTAAAATAcctacattgtgttgctttagagAATGTTGTGGGTTTTAAAGCTGACTAGAGATTTAATACATGactaaataaaacatttttttaagaaCAGATGTGGATGCCACGTTGTTGCTAGATAATAAAGTCATGATGTAAAATGACCCAATTCACATGTAAGGCATATAGGGAAGTTTGTAACACGCTACGCTTTCATGATTGTTCTCATTTAATTCAAGCAactgattttaaaaaaaaatccagttcaatttattttttgttatttgtgatatgtgagtgtgaatgtgaaatGTAACTTGCTTGATGACAGGATACTTTTTGTATGCATATGAAATGCTGACTTTCTCAATTAGATGTGTATTTCTGGTTAAAGTCACACTTTACAGTTTTCATAGAGATTGGAATATTTTAGATACAGTATGTCGAAGATGACATAGTAACTAAATTATAAATACAaatgataaataaacaaacagtcaTGTTTTACATGTCTCCATGTATTCTGTATAAacaatacagtatatacttCTTAGAAAACAATATAAGCAATTCTGGATACTCCTGACCTATATACCTTGACTTTTGATATTAGCAAATGAACTAGTCACTGAGTAACTATGCAATCTCGGACTTTCCCAAATGTCCGTAAAATGAGATAAAATACTTTTATCAACAACCCTTCTAGATACCATAAGACTAGCTACTGAGTAACTACATCCTGCTATATAACTCAGACTCATCTAGGGCTACACAAGAGACACATTTCAAGATGGAGAGGGCAGCTGCAATGTTAGGTCTGATCATGGCACTGATGTCCGAGTGCAGTGGCCAGTGTTTGGACTCGTCCACTGTTAACATCTACACGGAGCTGAAGGAGCTCAGGCTGATGGTGGGGGAGCTCACAGGGAGGCTAGACGCCACACAGAAGGAGCTGGAACAAGAGAGAGCAGGTAGACCCGTGTTTGAATGCAGATTGGACTGAATGCTcattgtcgtgtgtgtgtgtgtgtgtgagtgtgtgagtgagggagagagagagagagtatgtgtgtgtctgtgattgtgtgtgtgtgtgtgtgtgtgtgtgtgtgtgtgtgagagagagagagagagagagagagagagagagtatgtgtgtgactgtgattgtgtgtgtgtgtataatgtataactgtgattgtgtgtgtgtgtgtgtgtgtgaatgtgtaagtgtgtgtgtatttgtgtgtgtgtgtgagagagagagagagagagagagagagagagagagagagagagagagagaatgcaaagTGTTTTTGCTCTGAGTTAAAGGTGTTTGTTTTACTGTTTAATCTTGCAGCCAAAAGAGTGGCTTTCACCGCATCAATGTTGAGTTCAGAGGACAGAAATCATGGTCCCTTTGATCGTGAGACCAATCTCATCTTTGAAAAAGTCATCACAAATGTCGGCAATGCTTATAATGCCAACACAGGTAATGTGTTCAGATTTGAGATGTGATATCTTTATTCCCCCAATTTCCATGAAAAGTCCTACTAGATGAATCTAAATCTAATTACTAATAGCACATTCTTTCTCATTTTACATAGGTGTTTTCACTGCACCAGTGAAAGGGTTGTACTACTTCCGATACTCTGGGCGTGCCACTTCAAGTAAAGATATGGGGTTGAGCATCTTTAAGGGAAGCTCACGTATTGTGTCCTCATACGACCACCATTCTGGTGACACAAATGACAGCatatccaatggtgttgctctGGAGCTGGACGTCGCCGATGTGGTCTACATGCGCCTCTGGATCAACTCGTGGATCTTTGTTGACAGACGCTATAACTACTGCACGTTCAGCGGGTTTTTGGTCTCCCCTATGTGAACCTCTTTGCCTCTGCTGAATATAGTGTACGATACATGACAGTTTGGTTCTGAATCACAGTTTTGAAACATCATGCAAGGGACACATCAACAGTGCTCAGAATAACGAATCAAGGACAAAGACATGCACTAATTGTTATTAGTTTCTTTaagagtttttattttttatttttttacagaaaTTAAGCATTTGCAGTCACAGCCTAGTCACAAATGTTAATGAAGAGGATGTTATTTTATAGGTGCTACTAGCTTAAGTTAGCACAAACAGTTGATTTGTATGGGATGATTCTAAATCATGTATGAAAAAAGGTTGTTTTTCTTGGTCTCATGCATATTGCTGGTATGCATTGTTGCTATCCAGACTGATGCTATACTGCATGACCTGTATATAGCATCGTCTTGGGATGTGCTGGTGTGCGTAATGGCTTGTAAAATTTGAGCATGGTTAAACTTGTTTCAGAAAGTAGATTATTATGCAACACATAATTATATAAACGATGTACTGACCTTCAAAATTGTCataacaaacttttccattGGCAATAAAGCAATGCGATTtgatctgactttttttttaaaaggacaGTAATTTAAGTCACACGTTGACTGTTTACCTAGCTTTGCTTTAAATGGCAACCATTGCACTGAATTTTCCCTGGTTGGGTTTTGGACAGAAGAATAATTAATTTGCTCATTTGACCTTTGCTTTTGCTTCCACGTTAATTAAAGAATTTAAATGAATCCAAATCCCACATATTGTGAAAGTGCAAAAGCCTGAGATGCCAATGCCAATGCCTACATGAGATAAATGCTGTGTAATGCTATTGACATTTTGTCCCGACTCCTGCGGGGAAATCTGACTCATTTGTGCTGGAAAATCCAAACTGTCACACAGAGGAGGATTTTTTTACACTGTTCAACTGTATAGAGAacatgtctctcctctcctgaagTTAgagttgagttttttttttataatgttgCAATTATcttaaatgtattacatttaaAGACTTTTTGGGAGGATTACTTTAAAATGATCTAAGTCTGAGTGGACTTATATTATGCAATTACAATGCAGGGAAGTTGGCAGTACCATCCCAAAGACACATAGTACATCTGCCCGTGTACAAGTGCCAATCTGTCAGCGGTTTGACATTTAACTGCTAGCCAACAACACTATTACCGCTAACTCAAAACATTCTTTCTGCACTTCATGCATAAACCTGTCCATAATGACCAGAACAGAGTTTGCCTCTTAATAGCAGCACCTCGGgggaaacaaaaataaatgcatCTTTGCTTTACACCGTCTGcaacagtgcacaatttagtttTATTGTGACAAAACATCTTCATATAGGTATTTGGTGACCAGTATGAAAACAGTGACAGTGTCCAGAGATAAAAGAAGGACATTCCTTGTGTATGCCATtgggagggtgggtgggtgggagaggCGGTGGGGATATGGAACCTGTCAAAACATCTTCAGTCGTTGTGACGTACACATTCTTCCCGGAATCTACCAACATGCACCTGTCTTGACGTGCCGGTTGCCCAAAACGACCCACCACCTCCCACTCACCTGACGCCCATTCACCAACcagccaccccccacccccaaaagcACCTCTGGCTTTCCCAGCTGTGCTTAAAAAGCGGCCTGCACAAGGCCTTTCCCCAGAACGAACCGCGGGGGCGCAATGGCACACACTACCCTCCTCCTTTTCGCCGTCCTGGGATGCCTGAGTGTGGGGCTGGGGTCCAAACAGAGAGGGGACTTCAGCGTGACTGACATGGACATGGACACTGCTAAAGACGGGGACATCAAAGCTCTGGAGGCGAGGCTGAACGCCACAGAGAAGGAGCTGGAGAAAGTCAAATCTGATGTGCAGCTCCTGGAGAAGGAGAACCAAGGTGATGTTTGATATGGGAATGGAATAACTCTATTAAAAACTCTATTCttattggctggtggggtggctattaattctgaataaggggacacctatgaagtagatctggtaaaaaagtttATTCACCGTttcatatcaatgcttatgaatggtaactataacaaccatagtagagCGACGGTTTAGCCTGGAAGCAGTAcaggctttgcaacaatggaatcaactgtaaacaagctaactgtcctaTCGCTGTACAGtatagggccaaagaaagttgtacaacaaactgaacaaggcttctttttaaacgaaaccgcttgtttcctttgtgtgttataaaggcatgactattgcctatagtggtAACCGGTTGATAAGCGGGATTAGggccttcgaggtgtcctgttatacggaattaatggatttGGGCGCTTTGCgttggggagttctttgccctttcaacctcgtccattaattctgtattaCAGGACACCTCGGTG
It encodes:
- the si:ch211-63p21.8 gene encoding LOW QUALITY PROTEIN: kelch-like protein 33 (The sequence of the model RefSeq protein was modified relative to this genomic sequence to represent the inferred CDS: deleted 2 bases in 1 codon) — its product is MEFTRRYLPMEWEERWRRDKEKRKRVIEEGGEKIEEENRRLQWIKAYNDNRMGVKHSVWQECTGKYRIPEDKAAGIKDRTGCGGIKQIYHSATYTKQVFQTLENFRHCSLLTDLTLSTQDGQSLRVHSPVVAAVSFLVQQKLKEQVGDSSREIQVHLGPEVTRLGLDAVLEFAYTGALTSLSRDMATRVQIASHALGVPRVLDLIEEEEREEQKDHGDKEGEEKKKRMSASEQLDISLQAIKQLWTENVGCDIVLQAEEKEFTAHRVILAASSDYFRGMFASGMRESQERSVSLLCLGDEELEAFLHCSYSGTLELTWDCIFDLVCSALQFQIQPALTLCLDFLEREINADSCLDVASFAEAYGMGDLLELADDYILRHFLEVSTVPKFQDLSAEKLLEYLRCDGLCAPSELTVFRAVVSWLEADLAERLPQAPKLMTGVRFPLMTFREFREVRDINLSMECSTEGEVELYRTAFKDFGFGISTLDDCFRVRRPKDTLVLIGGDQLDQDMGMRIPSRQLWFANALRNRIGLVKDIEWRMLGEIPEQPHFRHGAAVLAGKLYVIGGCHFYAKNDTMKSGFCYDPLQNTWQKIADMHEPRSNFTAVVRENRLYAIGGDKDINTNLDSVEVYCPDSNSWSFARPLDQALSGHAAVVWEGEIFISGGLNCDYKCLVSMCLYHPEKGTLYLSDMAHDRALHCMECLGGRFYIAGVCNFRKFYANHLSCEVYDPSADSWCTIAPLPIPHVGAASAILEERLYILGGYCQEDYSDSRLVHRYDLTTARWLNVGIMPGPNTDIRACVFRLPTELRK